The Stigmatella aurantiaca DW4/3-1 genome contains the following window.
TCCCGGAGCGGCCAGGGCATCGTCAAGGGCTTCTTGTTGGCGGAGACGACGTGAATGCCCCGCTGAAAGGCCGCCGCGTAGAGGTGCTCCATGCCATCGGCCGCGGTGCAGTCCACGAGCACGGGCGCCCGCAGGCGCCGCAAGCGATCGAGCCCACTGGGAAGATCCAGTGTCTCCGGGGCGTCGCGTCGCGTGGACGTCAACCGCTCCCGCCACTGGCTCAGTGAGATTCCTTCGTCCTGAAAGAGGAAGTGACGCGTGTCCACGATGCCGCACACCCGGAGACAAACCCCCTGCGTCCTCTCCAGGAACTCCTGTTGGCCCTGAAGCTGCTCCAGCAGGTTTCCCCCGACGGTGCCGTGCCCCAGCAGCAGCACATTCACCTCCGTGCGCGGCTCCTGCACCTGAATCGAAGAGGAAGGAGTGCTCTCTGGCGCGGGCAAGGCGAGCGCACGCCGCACCAGCCCCTCCAGCGGCCCCCACTCGATGAGGAAACCATCATGCCCGTGGAGGCTGGAAAGCTCCGCGTACTCCGAGGGACGGCCCAGCGCCCGCAGGCGCTCGGACAGCTTCAACATGTGCTCTGGAAAGAAGAGCTGGTCCCGGTCGATCCCCACGCACAGGGTGCTTGCCCGGATGCGGGACACCCCCCACGTGCCTTCCGGGGTCCCCTCGGGCGGACGCGCGAGGTCATGGTGGTCCATGGCCCCGAGCAGCGAATAGTAGGACAGGGTGTCGAAGCGCGCGCGCAGCTGCCGGCCCTGATGCTCCAGGTAGCTCTGCACGGGAAAGAGCGCGCGTGAAGACCCGTCCGGAGAGGCTCTCGCCTGGCGCGCCTCCAGGCTCGGCTCCGCGCGGTAGGTCAGCATGGCGAGCTGCCGTGCCAGCTCCAAGCCCCGCCGGGCAACCTCCGGGAACTCCAGGTCCAGGAGCAGGGCCTGCCGCGCCACGTGGTTCCACCCCACGATCCAGGAGCTCGCGGCCTCGCAGGCGGCGATGGGCAGCAGCCGCTCGAAGCGCTCGGGGGCCAGGACCGCGAGGCACAACACAATCATGCCCCCCAGCGAGCCTCCCGCGAGCAGTTCCACCCGCTGGATGCCCAGCGCATCCAGCGCCTGGAGAATGGCGCGCGCCTGGTCCCAAGGGGTCACGGTGGCCGGCAAGGAGCGCTCATCGAGCCGCCGCTCCCCCGGCGGCAATGGCGCGGAAGGCCCGGTGCGGCGGTCTTCCCCCCGGGAGGGGAAGCCCTCGTCGGCGGGACCCGAGCTGCCATAGCAGGAGCCCAGGTTGTTGAAGCACAGCAGACGCACCCGCTCCGGATCCAACACCCGGCCAGGGCCGATGAGCGGCTCCCACCATCCCCCCGGTCCCCCCGCGCGCATGTCCCCGGTGAGCGCGTGGACCAGCAGCACGGTGGGCACGGAAGGATCCGGCCTTTGAAAGCCCCTCGGATCCACCGCACCGGCCAACTGGCGCCGCTCCTCCCGCGTGCGGCGGACAACCCGCAGGGCGTTTTCCCGCACCTCCTCGTCCGGCAGGACGCGGCTCCTCGACTGGAGCCACGTTCTGTCCTGTCCTGGGCCCCACCACCAACCACGTGAGACATGGGACGTGAGCCAAGCGCCCCCTTCGAGAGGGAGATCCGGGAGCGGCAGATCAAAGACATGGGAAAGGGCGGACATGGGCCTCTTCCTGAAAGAAGGGGGGGACGAAACGGGGAGAACGGGGGAGGAGGGCGCCAGGGACTCAGGACGCGGAGAGCGCCTGGTCCAAGTCCGCGCGCAGGTCGTCGAGATGCTCGAGGCCCACCGACAGGCGCACGAGCCCATCCGAGACGCCCGTGCTCAGCCGCTCCTCGGGGGTGAGCTGCTGGTGCGTGGTGCTCGCCGGGTGGATGATGAGCGAGCGCGTGTCACCGATGTTCGCCAGCAGGCTCCACAGCTTCACCCCATCGATGAGCTTGCGCCCCGCATCGACGCCCCCCTTCACCCCGAACGTGACGAGCCCGCCCGCGCCTTGGCGCAGGTACTTCTTCGCGTTGGCGAACGAGGGATCCTCCTCCAGCCCCGGGTAACGCACCCACTCCACGCGGGGATGGGTGCGCAGCCACCGCGCCACCGCCAACGCGTTCTCCGAGTGACGCTCCACGCGCAGCTTCAGCGTCTCCAGACCGAGGATGAAGGCATGCGCATTGAACGGGCTCAGCGCGGGCCCCAGGTCCCTCAACCCCTCGATGCGCGCCTTGGCGATGAAGGCCGCCGGGCCGAAAGCCTCGTGCAGCCGCAGCCCGTGGTAGCCGGGGTTGGGCTCCGTGAACTCGGGGAAGCGGCCATTGTTCCAGGGGAAGGTCCCCCCATCCACGATGACGCCGCCAATCGACGTGCCATGGCCGCCGATGTACTTCGTCGCGCTGTGCACCACGATGTTCGCCCCGTGGCGCAGCGGGTTGAAGAGCGCCGGGGACAGCGCCGTGTTGTCCACGATGAGCGGAATCCCCGCCTCGCGGGCGATGGCTCCCAGGGCCTCGAAGTCCGGGATGTCCAGGCGCGGGTTGCCAATGGACTCGATGTAAATCGCCTTCGTCTTCGGGCCAATGGCCGCGCGGATGGCGCTCGGCTGGTTCGCGTCCACGAAGCGCGCGTTGATGCCAAAGCGCGGCAGCGTCACCTTGAAGAGGTTGTACGTGCCCCCGTAGAGGCTGGTGGCCGAGACGAACTCATCTCCCGACTTGAGGATGTTCACCAGCGCGAGCGTCTCGGCCGCCTGGCCCGAGGCGACCGCCAAGGCCCCCACGCCCCCTTCCAGGGCCGCGATGCGCTTCTCGAAGACATCCGTCGTGGGGTTGGTGATGCGCGTGTAGATGTTGCCGGCCTCCTTCAGCGCGAAGAGGTTCGCGGCATGCTCCGCGTTGCGGAAGCGGTAGCTGGTCGTCTGGTAGATGGGGACGGCGCGCGAACCCGTGGTGGGGTCGGGCTCGTAGCCAGCGTGGAGGGCCAGGGTCTCGAAGTGCTGCGGCTGCTTGGGCGTGCTCATCGTGTGTCTCCTCGGGGACGTGGAAAAAGCCACGAGGAAACAGGAGGCCAGACGCGACAGAGCCCACCGTCCCTCGCGGGGTGGGTGGGCTCCGGACACTGCGCCACAGGTCGACGAAAGGCGGTCAACCGGTGGCGGGCGGAAGCCCACCACACGGCATGCACATTCGACAGCTGGCGAAGGCCACGGAGGTCATTGCGGACGGCAAGATGGTCGCCTTCCGCGATATTGTCAAGCTGTCCGTCAAAACAGAGAACTTCCAGGGAGGCTGTCCGGTCAGGGCAACTGGCCTTCGAGGGAGGGCCAGCGGGTCCGCACCCACTGCCGCACGTACTCCACCTCCTGCTCGTAGGTGGTGAAGTCCTGGCGCGAGTTCCAGCGGGGGAAGTTGGGCTGGCCAATGGTTCCGGGCGCACCAAAGGCCTGGTAGGCCGTGGACCACTCGGCCCAGTCCCGGCGTGCGGCGGGGGCTGTCTCCCGCACGTAGCCGTCGATGAGGGAGAGCACCGTCTCCAGCTTCAGCTCATCGCGCAGCAACGCCCGGTAGCGCGCCCGCATCGGCTCCGCGAGGGCCGGCTCGGCGAGCATCCGCGAGAAGAGCAGGTTGTCCTCCGCGAAGGTGGGCCGCGCCGTGGGGCTCGACCGGGTGGTGTCGAAGTTCTGGCCAAGGCTCGCGTCCAGGTCCCAGGGGATGAAGCGCCAGGGACCGCCGGTGGACGGATCAAAGGCGTGATAGGCATTCTTTCCCTGCGAATCCGTCCCAAGGATGAGCGTGTTGAAGATCCACCAATCCTGGTAGTCATTGCCTGCCAACCGCTCGCTGAAGCCCGTGCGGAAGGTGGCGGCGTCCGAATCCGAGACAAAGCCGATGAGGCTGGACAGGGTATCGAAGGCGTGGGGCCGTCCCTCCTCGGGAGTCCCCTCCTCTTTCTCGAAGCCCTCGTTCAGCCCTGCCTTGGGGGTGCCGTCCTTGCGAAGCCGGGAGAAGTTGGCGTCCTTGTCCACCGCCTTGAAGAGATCCGAGTCCTTGGACAGACCGTGGGCCGCCATCAGGCGCTTGTTGACGTGGTCCGCCACCGTGTACAGCCCCCGGTAGCGGTTGTTCACATAGAGCACGGCGCTGAAGGTGCGGATCTGCACGTGGGCCGGGTCCATGCGGTTCCACAGATCAAAGGCCAGCCGCGAGCGCAGGTAAGAGTTGTCATTGAAGGGGGTGATGAGCACCACGCGCTTGCGGTCCGTGAAGCCCCCGCCGAACACGGGCTCGTTGAAGAGGTCCTCGTCCGGGAACTTGAGGGTGAGGCTGCGCTTGGGGAAGACGCTGGAGGTGGCCCCGCGGTACTTCGCCTCGATGGAATACGCCCGGCCCCGGTAGAGGATCCGCACGGGGCGGTACTCGCCCGCGGTGAGGCCCCGCTCATCGTGGGTCAGATGCATGACCGGGAGCCCATACTCCTCGGTGTAGGCAGCGGGATCGACGATGGGCACGTTGCCGGGCGCGTTCTTGTTCTCCGCCACGCCCACCTTCAACGTGCCTGTCTCCCCCGTGCTCTGTTCCTTGAGGAGGAGGTTCCACACCGCCGCCTGATCCTTGCCGGGCGTCCAGCTCAGCGTGGCGCTCGCCGCGTCGAAGGACGCCCCCGGTGGCAGGTTCTCCACGGTGAAGCGCAGCCCCTGTGCGGTATGGCCGGTGCCACAGGCCACCTTCACCGAGAGCGGCTCTCCTTCGAGCACCCAGCGGGCCTCGCCCGCCGTGGGCGCACACACCGTGGGCAAGGGCGCTGGCCCTGGGTCATTCTCCCCAGGAGGTGTTCCCGGCTCCGGCGTTCCCCCGGGGGGCTCTTGAGGAGGAGCGGGGACCGAGGGGGGCCCCTCGGCTTCGGGGGGCGTCTCGGGGCTTCCTTCCGGTGCGGCGTCCGTGTTCGCCGCCGAACACCCCACCACCGTCAGACACAGCCCCCACCCCAGCACACCCATCAGCGAACGAAATCCCTTCAAACACCCCTCCCCGCGCCCGTCTCTGGCCACGAGGAATAACCATCCCTGCCCTCCCGGGGCAGCCCACCCCCAGCGCCCTTGTCAGCTCGCGGACGCAGCCCGGCGGTTGCGCCATGCCTTCTCCGCGCCAATGACGGGAAGGATGACCGCCGCCACCAGCGCCGAGAGCCCCCACTCCGCCCACCCCAAGGGAGCAGTCCCGAACAACTTCTGCATGAACGGCAAGTAGATGAAGCCCAACTGCAACAGCAGCAGCAGGCCGATGCCCAGGAACACGATGGGATTGCTGAACAAGCCCAGCCGGAACAGCGAGCCATGCAGGCTCCGGCACATGAGCAGATAGAAGATCTGGAACAGAATGACGGTCGTCACCGCCATGGTCTGTGCCTCGCGCATCGCCTCCTCGGCGCCGACGCGGTCCGTCTCTGTCCGGAACTCCCACGTGAACAGACCGATGGCCCCGGCCGCCATCACCAGCGCGGCAACGGCGGTGCGGCCCACCACGAAGCGGCTGAGCACTGGCTCGGAGGGAGCACGCGGTGGCCGCTGCATCAAGTGAGGCTCCTTGGCCTCGAAGGCCAGGGGCAACGCCAGCGCCACCGTGGCCACCAGGTTGATCCACAGGAACTGCACGGGGAGCATGGGCATCAGCGGCGCCAGCCCGCCCCCGGCCAGTTCCTGGATGGGAAAGAAGGCCACGCTGAACGCCAGGATGAGCGCCAACCCCAGGTTGGTGGGCAACACGAAGGCGAGCGACTTGACGAGGTTGTCGTAGACGCGGCGGCCTTCCTCCACCGCGGAGACGATGGTGGTGAAGTTGTCGTCCGTGAGGACGATGTCCGCCGACTCCTTGGACACCGCCGTGCCGGTAATGCCCATGGCCACGCCGATGTTGGCCTGCTTGAGCGCGGGGGCATCGTTGACGCCATCCCCGGTCATGGCCACCACGTGGTGCTGAGCCTGAAGCGCCTTCACCAGCCGCAGCTTGTGCTCGGGCGCCACCCGGGCGAAGACATGCGAGGAAGCCGCCACCTCCCGCAGCTGGGCATCGTCCAGCCTCGCGAGTTCCTGCCCCGTGACCACCTTCCCCTCCGCGAGCCCCAGCTGGTGGCCGATGCTCTCGGCCGTCTTCTGATGGTCACCGGTGATCATCTTCACGGCGATGCCCGCCTCGTGGCACGCGCGCACCGCCGCGATGACCTCCTCCCGGGGAGGATCAATCATCCCCTGCAAGCCCAGCAGGGTGAAACCGCCCTCCACGTCCTCGGGCTTCAGCCCGGAGGAGGCGCCAGACACGGACTTGCTCGCCACGGCCAGCACCCGCAAGCCCTTGCCCGCCATGCGATCCATCTCCGCGAGCACCGCTTCTGGCGCAGCGCCCTCGGACTGGCAGCGCTTCAGGACCACCTCCAGCGCGCCCTTGAGGAAGATCGACCGCTGTCCCTCCCCTTCCTCGTTCAGGGTGGCCATGAACTGGTTCTCGGACTCGAAGGGAATGGCATCCACCCGGGCGAAGCGGTCGCGGAGCTCCCCCACGCGCAGGCCCGCCTTCTCCGCCACCACCAGGAGGGCTCCTTCCGTGGGATCCCCCGTGATGGCGCCCTTGCCCTCCTGGGACTGGAGCGACGCATCGTTGCAGAGCACCCCGGCGCGGAGCAGCTCCGCTGCCGTGCGGGGCAGCTCCCCCACGGTCTGCCCCTCTCTTTGGAGTTCGCCCTGAACCGCATAGCCCACGCCGGAAACAGACCAGGACCCTTCCGGGGTCCACAGGGCCTGCACCGTCATTTCATTGCGGGTCAGCGTCCCCGTCTTGTCCGAGCAGATGACCGTCGTGCTCCCCAGCGTCTCCACCGCGGGCAGCTTGCGGATGACCGCCTGGCGCGCCGCCATCCGCTGCACGCCAATGGCCAGCGCGATGGTGACGATGGCGGGCAACCCCTCGGGGATGGCGGCCACCGCCAGGGTGATGGCCACCAGCAAGGCCTCGCTGATCACATACCCCCGCAGCAGCCCCACCCCGAGCAACACCACGGACATCACCAGAATGGCCACCGTGAGATAGCGCCCGATGGTGGCCAGCGCCTTCGTCATCGGGGTCTGCATGTCCGTCGCCTCGCCCAACATCCGCGAGATGCGCCCCAGCTCCGTGGTGTCCCCGGTGGCCACCACCACGGCCCGGCCTGTCCCGGACGTGACGAGCGTCCCCCCGAAGGTCAGGTTGGTGCGGTCGCCCAGGGAAGCGTCCTCCGCCACGGGAGGAAGCTGCTTGCGCACGGGCACGGACTCCCCCGTGAGCGCGGCCTCCTCCACCTGAAGGTTGCGCGCGGCGATGAGCCGCATGTCCGCGGGCACCTTGTCCCCCGAGGTCAGCTCCACCACATCCCCTGGCACGAGCTGCTCCGCGGCAAGAGACACCTTCGCCCCCTCGCGCAGCGCCGTGACGGTCTCCGGCACCATCCGGGCCAGGGCCTCGATGGCCTGGCCCGCGCGGAACTCCTGAATGAAGCCGATGAGGGTGTTGAGCACCACCACCGCGAGCACCACCAGCCCATCCGTCACCTTGCCCAGCGCGACGGCGAGCACCGCGGAGCCCAGGAGCACCCAGATGAGCGGGTTGTTGATCTGCCGGAACAACACCCGCCAGG
Protein-coding sequences here:
- a CDS encoding alpha/beta fold hydrolase, whose product is MSALSHVFDLPLPDLPLEGGAWLTSHVSRGWWWGPGQDRTWLQSRSRVLPDEEVRENALRVVRRTREERRQLAGAVDPRGFQRPDPSVPTVLLVHALTGDMRAGGPGGWWEPLIGPGRVLDPERVRLLCFNNLGSCYGSSGPADEGFPSRGEDRRTGPSAPLPPGERRLDERSLPATVTPWDQARAILQALDALGIQRVELLAGGSLGGMIVLCLAVLAPERFERLLPIAACEAASSWIVGWNHVARQALLLDLEFPEVARRGLELARQLAMLTYRAEPSLEARQARASPDGSSRALFPVQSYLEHQGRQLRARFDTLSYYSLLGAMDHHDLARPPEGTPEGTWGVSRIRASTLCVGIDRDQLFFPEHMLKLSERLRALGRPSEYAELSSLHGHDGFLIEWGPLEGLVRRALALPAPESTPSSSIQVQEPRTEVNVLLLGHGTVGGNLLEQLQGQQEFLERTQGVCLRVCGIVDTRHFLFQDEGISLSQWRERLTSTRRDAPETLDLPSGLDRLRRLRAPVLVDCTAADGMEHLYAAAFQRGIHVVSANKKPLTMPWPLREQLFSLARTHRRIWNYETTVGASLPVLRTLTELVRTGDRVWRIEGCLSGSLGFLCEQLMQGVALSRAVRLARDHGYTEPHPREDLMGLDVARKALILARELGLPVSLEDIGVEPFLPKELLLEEDVERFLGALEGWDRRFASRMAGLRAEGRVLRYLARIETPREPGHRPVLKVEPVAVPPEHPAAGLRGAEALVAFTTGRHAAWPLMVRGAGAGGAVTAAGVLAGLLGVAQGG
- a CDS encoding O-acetylhomoserine aminocarboxypropyltransferase/cysteine synthase family protein, with protein sequence MSTPKQPQHFETLALHAGYEPDPTTGSRAVPIYQTTSYRFRNAEHAANLFALKEAGNIYTRITNPTTDVFEKRIAALEGGVGALAVASGQAAETLALVNILKSGDEFVSATSLYGGTYNLFKVTLPRFGINARFVDANQPSAIRAAIGPKTKAIYIESIGNPRLDIPDFEALGAIAREAGIPLIVDNTALSPALFNPLRHGANIVVHSATKYIGGHGTSIGGVIVDGGTFPWNNGRFPEFTEPNPGYHGLRLHEAFGPAAFIAKARIEGLRDLGPALSPFNAHAFILGLETLKLRVERHSENALAVARWLRTHPRVEWVRYPGLEEDPSFANAKKYLRQGAGGLVTFGVKGGVDAGRKLIDGVKLWSLLANIGDTRSLIIHPASTTHQQLTPEERLSTGVSDGLVRLSVGLEHLDDLRADLDQALSAS
- a CDS encoding CotH kinase family protein, producing MGVLGWGLCLTVVGCSAANTDAAPEGSPETPPEAEGPPSVPAPPQEPPGGTPEPGTPPGENDPGPAPLPTVCAPTAGEARWVLEGEPLSVKVACGTGHTAQGLRFTVENLPPGASFDAASATLSWTPGKDQAAVWNLLLKEQSTGETGTLKVGVAENKNAPGNVPIVDPAAYTEEYGLPVMHLTHDERGLTAGEYRPVRILYRGRAYSIEAKYRGATSSVFPKRSLTLKFPDEDLFNEPVFGGGFTDRKRVVLITPFNDNSYLRSRLAFDLWNRMDPAHVQIRTFSAVLYVNNRYRGLYTVADHVNKRLMAAHGLSKDSDLFKAVDKDANFSRLRKDGTPKAGLNEGFEKEEGTPEEGRPHAFDTLSSLIGFVSDSDAATFRTGFSERLAGNDYQDWWIFNTLILGTDSQGKNAYHAFDPSTGGPWRFIPWDLDASLGQNFDTTRSSPTARPTFAEDNLLFSRMLAEPALAEPMRARYRALLRDELKLETVLSLIDGYVRETAPAARRDWAEWSTAYQAFGAPGTIGQPNFPRWNSRQDFTTYEQEVEYVRQWVRTRWPSLEGQLP
- a CDS encoding cation-translocating P-type ATPase; this translates as MTLAKPSLHATASAAWHALAPEAVLERVHSRAEGLSDQEARQRLEQHGPNILKRERQNGPWRVLFRQINNPLIWVLLGSAVLAVALGKVTDGLVVLAVVVLNTLIGFIQEFRAGQAIEALARMVPETVTALREGAKVSLAAEQLVPGDVVELTSGDKVPADMRLIAARNLQVEEAALTGESVPVRKQLPPVAEDASLGDRTNLTFGGTLVTSGTGRAVVVATGDTTELGRISRMLGEATDMQTPMTKALATIGRYLTVAILVMSVVLLGVGLLRGYVISEALLVAITLAVAAIPEGLPAIVTIALAIGVQRMAARQAVIRKLPAVETLGSTTVICSDKTGTLTRNEMTVQALWTPEGSWSVSGVGYAVQGELQREGQTVGELPRTAAELLRAGVLCNDASLQSQEGKGAITGDPTEGALLVVAEKAGLRVGELRDRFARVDAIPFESENQFMATLNEEGEGQRSIFLKGALEVVLKRCQSEGAAPEAVLAEMDRMAGKGLRVLAVASKSVSGASSGLKPEDVEGGFTLLGLQGMIDPPREEVIAAVRACHEAGIAVKMITGDHQKTAESIGHQLGLAEGKVVTGQELARLDDAQLREVAASSHVFARVAPEHKLRLVKALQAQHHVVAMTGDGVNDAPALKQANIGVAMGITGTAVSKESADIVLTDDNFTTIVSAVEEGRRVYDNLVKSLAFVLPTNLGLALILAFSVAFFPIQELAGGGLAPLMPMLPVQFLWINLVATVALALPLAFEAKEPHLMQRPPRAPSEPVLSRFVVGRTAVAALVMAAGAIGLFTWEFRTETDRVGAEEAMREAQTMAVTTVILFQIFYLLMCRSLHGSLFRLGLFSNPIVFLGIGLLLLLQLGFIYLPFMQKLFGTAPLGWAEWGLSALVAAVILPVIGAEKAWRNRRAASAS